From the genome of Natronolimnobius baerhuensis:
TCGGGAGCGAGACCGGCACCGAGGCCGCGCTGCTCGACGGGAGCGGTGAGGGCACCGTCCTCGAGATAACGGCAGCGAACGTCACCGTCGACGGGCTCTGGGTCCGCGAGTCCGGCCCTGACCGAAGCACCGAGGACGCTGGCATCTACGTCAACGGCTCCGACGCGACGCTGTCTGACGTGCGGATCACCGAGTCGACGTTCGGTATCTGGATCACCGAAGCGACGAACGTCACCGTCGAGGACGCCGCCATCGCAGGGCGCGAAGAGATCGGCGAGTCCCAGCGGGGCAACGGAATCCATCTCGACCGTGCCGACGGCGCGCAACTGCTGGACAACGAGATTACGACCGTCCGCGACGGGATTTACTTCTCGTGGTCCGAGGACGTTCGCGCCGACGGCAACCACCTGTGGGACCTCCGCTACGGCGTCCACTACATGTACTCCGATCACAACCATCTCGAGGGCAACGTCGCCTTCGACAACGACGTCGGCTTCGCGTTGATGGTCTCACAGGACCTGACGATTGTCGACAACGTCGTCGTGAACAACGACGGGCCGAGCGGGCAGGGGATCCTCGTCAAGGACGTCGACAACTCCGAAATTCGAGACAACGCCGTCGTCGCCAACCGCAACGGGCTCTACGTCTACAACGCCCACGGGAACGAGATCATCGACAACCTCGTCCTCGAGAACGGCGTCGGAATCCACTTTACGGCCGGCAGCACCGACGAGCGCGTCGTCGGCAACAGCGTCATCGAGAACGGCGAGCAGGCCTACGCCTCGACGACCTCGCAACTGGCCTGGAACGACACCGACGGCGGCAACTACTGGTCGGACGCCCGCGCGAGCGACCTCGACGGCGACGGCACCAGCGCGGTCCGCCACCAGCCCGCAGGCACCGTCGAGCAACTCGTCCGTGAGCAGCCCCAGGCCGCCGTCTTCGCCGAAAGCCCGGCGTTCGATGCCGTCCGCATGGCCGAGAGTTCGTTCCCGATCCTCGAGTCACCCGGCGTCGTCGACCACCGACCGCTCGCCGAACCACCACACGACAACTGGAGAGAGTACTATGCAGATCACGATTACTGACGTACACAAGCGCTACGGCGACGTCGTCGCACTCGAGGGACCCTCGTTCGAGATTCCATCGGGGTCGACGTTCGGCGTCCTCGGGACGAACGGAGCGGGAAAGACGACACTGTTCGGGTTGCTGGTCGGTCACGACCGCCCCGATGCGGGTCGGATCGAAGTCGGCGGCATCGACGTTGCCGAAGCCGGACATAGCGTCCGCGAGCGCGTCGCCTTCCTGCCCGAACACGCCGGCTTCCCGCCGGCGATGACCGGTCGGGAAGTGCTCGACGTCCACGCCCGCGTCCGGGGGCTCGAAGCGCGCGACCGACGGATCGAGGACGCCCTCGAGACGGTCGGTCTGGCCGATGCGGCCGACCGCGCGGTCTCGGGCTACTCCAACGGGATGGGCCGGCGACTCGGGCTCGCAGCGGCGCTGATTCCCGACCCGCCCGTCCTCGTTCTCGACGAGCCGACGGCCGGACTCGACCCGCGCGGCGTCGCCACGTTCCACCGGACGATTGAGCGGATCGGCCGCGAAACCGACGCAACCGTCGTCCTCTCCTCGCACGTGCTGAGCGAGGTCGAACGCCTCTGTGACGAGGTCGCCATCCTCGAGAATGGCAGTTTGCGCGCGGTCGGCTCCGTGACGGAACTGCGCGAGGAGACCGCCGACGGCCGCGTCACCGTGTCGCTGTCCCCAGCGGCTGACGCTTCCCGTGCAGACCTGCTCGAGGCCGTCCAGGGCCGCGGCGCAGTGACCGAGACGAGCGAAGGCTTCGAGGTCGTCTGCGAGCGCGACGCCGCGGTCGCCCTCTGTGGCGACCTCGAGTCCGACCTCGTCGAGCGCTTCGAAGTGACAGAGCCGGGTCTCGAGGCGGCGTTCCACGAGGCACTTCGCGACGAAAGTGACGCCCCTTCGACCGACACGGCGACGGAGGTGAGGGCATAATGTCGCCACCCGAGACTGACGCCGACCGCGGCCGAGACGCGCCCGAAGCCAGACCGGACGGCGGCTACAGCACCGCGGTCGGAACTGAGGCCGTCGAGGCAACCGACCTCGACTCGAGCGAGTCGGGCGAGTCCGGCGTCTGGTACCGCCAACTGTTGGTCGTCGCCGAGACGGAGTACCGCCTCGCGGTTCGCAGCCGGTGGGCGGTCGCGCTGATCGCCATCTTCGCCGCGTTCGCGCTCGGGCTGACGACCTTCAGCGGCGCGAGCGTGAGCCCGGCTGGCTTCGAGCGGACCGTCGCCAGTCTGGCCGTCCTCGCGGTCTACCTCGTGCCGCTGGTCGCGCTCGCGTTCGGCTACGACGTCGTCGTCGGCCGCGAGGAAAGCGGCTGGCTCCAGACGTTGTTCTCGCTGCCGGTGGATCGCGCCTGGATCGTCGTCGGCGCGTCGCTGGGACGGGCCATCGTTCTCGCGAGCGCGACGATCATCGGCTTCGGGATCGCCGGCGGCTTCCTGCTCCTCGAGTTCGGCCTGGCCGGGTTCGACGCCTACGTGGCCTTCCTGCTCGCGACCGTCGGCCTCGCGCTCGCGTTCCTCGCGCTTGCCGTCCTCGTCTCGACGCTGGCCCGCGAGAAAACGCACGCGCTCGGCATCTCCCTGCTCGCGTGGGCGTGGTTCGTCCTCGTCCACGACCTGCTCGCACTCGGCGTCATTTCTGCCCTCGAGCTGTCGGACGCGGCCGTCTCGGTGATGCTACTCGCGAACCCGACCGGCGTCTTCCGGGCGCTCGTGCTCGGGACGCTCGGCGCGGCCGGCGACGCCGGCTTTGCCTCCGTCCTTGCCGACGCCGGCCTGTCGACGCCGGTGCTCATCGCCGTCTTCGTCGGCTGGATCGTCGTGCCCATCGCCCTCGCCGCGCTCGCAATTCGGAGGCGACGACTATGACGCGCCACACTGGCGACGAACGCGCCGAACACGCCATCTCGAGTGGTCACTCACACTCGAGGCGGCGGATACTGACCGGACTCGGCGGCGTCGCGGCCGTCGCGCTCGCGGGCTGTCTCGAGGACGACGAGACCGATGCCGACGCGCCCGCGGAGCCGGTTGCCTTGACCGACGGCCAGTCCTGTGACGTCTGCGGGATGGTGATCGCAGACCACTACGGCCCCGCCGGTCAGCTGTTCTACGCCGACGGCGAACCCGACGACCGCGACGGGCCGGCGTGGTTCGACAGCCTCGCCGAACTGCTCGTCTACCACAACGAACGCGTCCAGCGCGGCTGGGAGCTTCGCGAGGCGTTCGTCACCGACTACTCGAGCGTCGACTACGACCTCCTCGAGCGCGAGGGGACGACGTACGTCTCGAGTCACGTCGAGGCGGCGGCGTTCGCGGACGCGACGGCTCTCTCCTATGTCGTCGACAGCGGGATTGAGGGGGCGATGGGCGAGGATCTGCTCCCCTTTGCCGACGAGGACGACGCCGCTGCGCTCGTCGACGAGTACGGTGGCGAGGTTCGGTCGTGGGACGAACTGACTCCCTCGGCGTGACCGTGCTTTTCAGGCGATTCCTGGGCCTACAGCTGTGAGTTCGACTGCGAGCCGTCGCCTCGAGTTGTCGACGACTCCGTGTCTCGAGCGCTGCGCCAGAGTCGACTATAGAGGAAACAGCCAATCGCCGCAACGACCAGCAAGTAGCTATAGATCACGAGTTCGATATAGTCGGGAAGTGGCGGAACCGACGCGGGGTCCATATCATGTGGAACGTTCACATGGAATATACATCTTGCCCTGTATTCGTTCACGATATATACAGACCCACGTGAGTGTCGCGAGTCCAAGAGGACCCTAGAATTTACCGGACGAGACCATCCAGTAGCGGATCACGAGATAGACGATGATGACCCCGAACGTGATCGCAAACAGCGTATCGCCGGCCATCGCCGCCGAAATCAAGGCTGCACCTGAGAGGATCATGCCGATAACGTACATCAGTTGTATGCGGCGCTCGTTCATCGACGCTCACCACCCACCACTGCAGGGACTGTCATAGCTACCTCTTCGAAGGAATCGATAAAAGTCCTCCTTCCTCGGCCTTGGGTCGGCTGCCGCCCGATGGGTGCACGCGAGAACAGACTCGAGTGCCCCTGTGACTTCGTTGGCCCCAGGTGCCCCGCCTCGAGTCTGCCCTCAGACGACTTGCAGATGGTCTTCGTGCAGTTCGTCCTCGGTGAGGTCCTGATCGTGGAACTCCCGCATGTGTTTCTGTGCCAGTTCGACCGCCTCCGTTTCGTCTTCCGATTGGATGATAAATCGGCAGGTGTCCGAGACCGATTCACAATCGAGTTTGTGTGCCTTCGACATGGTGCTCACGTGATTAGTCGTCGCCTGCGGCCGACTGCGATTGCAGGTGGGTCGCGATCTGTTCGGTTTCGTCTTTGAAGACCTCGAGGTCGTAGTCTTGGGCCTGGATGAGGGCGCTGTAGCGTGGTGTGTAACTCGCGAGGAACGAGAGTTCCGCGAGTTCTGCCTCGGTTGCGCCGTGTAGTTGGGCCGCGCCTCTGTGGAAGTGTCTGCAGTACTCACAGCCGATTGCTGCGGCCACCGCGAGCCCGACTAACTCGCGGGTCTTCGGGTCAATCGCCGTCTCGCCGAAGAGGAACCGCTTCAGGTTCGGCCACTCGTTTTGCAAGGCGTCCTCCGGGAGCGCGTCCAAATACCCCGGCATGATCCCGAACGTCTCCTCGATGTCTGTCACCGTCTCGTCGTACGGTTGCTGTTGTGTCGCCATTGGTTCTCCCCCGACTCCCCGTAGAACGGGTCGTCATACTTAGTAGCGTGGCTATTGCTACCAAGTAACAGTACCTACGACAATAGATTACTTAATGATTTTCGGCGAATTATATTCATATCCAGATCGGAGCGTCCACTTTCTCGGCCAGTCAGGACTCCTGTTTCGTCGCCGCTGGCAACACGTATTATCCCATTCTCGAGATGATATCTGGACTATGTGATGGGTGTGCCTGCGGACATCTCATCTGTAGTGCGTGACAACACGAGGGAAGACAACGTAGAACGCAACCGCAAGACCGATTCCGCTTCCAATGGCAGGGGCAAGCGTTTCTGGCCACGACTGCCCAAACCCGACAACTCCTGTCACTACTCCTCCCCCGAATGCAAGGCAAAATCCTAGAATGGCCACTCGAGATGGTGGCTGAAAAATACTATCCATAGATGAGCCGAGTCGTCGCCCAGTATAAATATATGGCACCCAACTCATATATTCGGCGGCTCATTTTGCCACCTGTACTTACGCTTCCTGCGGTCACAACGCAAGGGTTGGTGATTGTTCTATAGTAACAACTGCAACGAGTACCACACTGATCGCCGATCCGTCTGGTGCACAGATGTGCAGTGAGTGTCAGTGGCTACGCTATTCGCCGCCGAACGCCACCTCGTCGCTGGTCGTCACCTCACCGAACAGCCAGTCTGCGTGCTCGAGGGCGTACTCGTGGTGGTCGTCTTCGATTGCGCCGATGCAGTCCTCGAGCAACAGCGGGCGGAAATCGCGCAGGCCGGCACTGCCCGCGCTGTGGAGCACGCAGACGTTCGCGAGCGTGCCACAGAACAGCAGATCGCGGATGCCTCGAGCGCGTAACCAGCCCTCGAGTTCGGTCTTCTGAAACGCGTCGTACGTGTGTTTTTCGACGACGTGATCGGCCTCCTCGACGGGCAGTTCCTCGACGACCTCGGCCTCCCACGAGCCCTCGAGGACGTGTTCGCCCCACTGCTCGAACTCGTCGTAGTAGTAGGCGTCCTCGAACTGCTCGGGCGGGTGGACGTCGCGGGTGTAGATAACGGATGCGCCGGCGTCGGTTGCTTGCGCGACCAACTCACCGATTGGCTCGATGACGTCTTCGCTGCCCGGCGCGTACAGCGCCCCGTCCGGATGACAGAAGCCGTTTTGCATGTCGACAACGACGACTGCGGTTCGGTCGGCCTCGAGCTCGAGTGTCATACGCGGGGCTACGAACGCGGGTGTGAAAACGTTCGCGACGGCGGCTGTGCTCGCCGGCCATTGCCAGACTGCGCCGCTCACCGTTCGACCAGCGGTCTTTTTGCAGCCGCGTCCGTACGCTGGCCTGTTCAGACCGAATGACTCAGACGCGCACCCGTCTTCTCAGTGTCCTCGTTGTCGTCGTCGTTCTCGCCATCATCGGTGTCACAGCAGCCGGCATGGTGCCCGGCCTGCTGTCCGACGGCCCGGCCCCCGACAACGAGTCCGACGCCGAGTCGACATCCGACGACACCGCCTCCGACGCCCCTCCCGAGGACCGCCCTGACGACCCCTCGACCACCGAGACGATTGGCTACGTTGACGGCTACTGGTACGACGATGACCTCGCGGTTGACGACCAGGACGACGCCGTTGTCGACGAAGCCGACCTCGAGTCGGTGATCTACCGCTCGATGGCTCGCGTCGAAGTTATCCGCGAGTTGCCGTTCGAAGACGAGGTTCCAGTCGACGTCATCTCTCGCGAGGAGTTTCACGAAGACAGTGACGACCTCTTCGTCGACGTGACCGCCGACGAGCGCCTGCAGGAAAACGCCAACTACGAGACGCTGTTTATGGTCGAACGCGACGAGGACGCCGT
Proteins encoded in this window:
- the nosD gene encoding nitrous oxide reductase family maturation protein NosD; translated protein: MTDRESWLLVAAVAVLLVALGAAVVAADGPASGTADATIEGWTPDVDDPRDVTAPDESGVATLEDQAYDSVQAAVDDAEPGDTITLEGRFDEHVTVETSDLTLEAADSAVGSETGTEAALLDGSGEGTVLEITAANVTVDGLWVRESGPDRSTEDAGIYVNGSDATLSDVRITESTFGIWITEATNVTVEDAAIAGREEIGESQRGNGIHLDRADGAQLLDNEITTVRDGIYFSWSEDVRADGNHLWDLRYGVHYMYSDHNHLEGNVAFDNDVGFALMVSQDLTIVDNVVVNNDGPSGQGILVKDVDNSEIRDNAVVANRNGLYVYNAHGNEIIDNLVLENGVGIHFTAGSTDERVVGNSVIENGEQAYASTTSQLAWNDTDGGNYWSDARASDLDGDGTSAVRHQPAGTVEQLVREQPQAAVFAESPAFDAVRMAESSFPILESPGVVDHRPLAEPPHDNWREYYADHDY
- a CDS encoding ABC transporter ATP-binding protein, translating into MQITITDVHKRYGDVVALEGPSFEIPSGSTFGVLGTNGAGKTTLFGLLVGHDRPDAGRIEVGGIDVAEAGHSVRERVAFLPEHAGFPPAMTGREVLDVHARVRGLEARDRRIEDALETVGLADAADRAVSGYSNGMGRRLGLAAALIPDPPVLVLDEPTAGLDPRGVATFHRTIERIGRETDATVVLSSHVLSEVERLCDEVAILENGSLRAVGSVTELREETADGRVTVSLSPAADASRADLLEAVQGRGAVTETSEGFEVVCERDAAVALCGDLESDLVERFEVTEPGLEAAFHEALRDESDAPSTDTATEVRA
- a CDS encoding ABC transporter permease; translation: MSPPETDADRGRDAPEARPDGGYSTAVGTEAVEATDLDSSESGESGVWYRQLLVVAETEYRLAVRSRWAVALIAIFAAFALGLTTFSGASVSPAGFERTVASLAVLAVYLVPLVALAFGYDVVVGREESGWLQTLFSLPVDRAWIVVGASLGRAIVLASATIIGFGIAGGFLLLEFGLAGFDAYVAFLLATVGLALAFLALAVLVSTLAREKTHALGISLLAWAWFVLVHDLLALGVISALELSDAAVSVMLLANPTGVFRALVLGTLGAAGDAGFASVLADAGLSTPVLIAVFVGWIVVPIALAALAIRRRRL
- a CDS encoding nitrous oxide reductase accessory protein NosL, producing MTRHTGDERAEHAISSGHSHSRRRILTGLGGVAAVALAGCLEDDETDADAPAEPVALTDGQSCDVCGMVIADHYGPAGQLFYADGEPDDRDGPAWFDSLAELLVYHNERVQRGWELREAFVTDYSSVDYDLLEREGTTYVSSHVEAAAFADATALSYVVDSGIEGAMGEDLLPFADEDDAAALVDEYGGEVRSWDELTPSA
- a CDS encoding DUF1059 domain-containing protein, with product MSKAHKLDCESVSDTCRFIIQSEDETEAVELAQKHMREFHDQDLTEDELHEDHLQVV
- a CDS encoding carboxymuconolactone decarboxylase family protein, whose amino-acid sequence is MATQQQPYDETVTDIEETFGIMPGYLDALPEDALQNEWPNLKRFLFGETAIDPKTRELVGLAVAAAIGCEYCRHFHRGAAQLHGATEAELAELSFLASYTPRYSALIQAQDYDLEVFKDETEQIATHLQSQSAAGDD
- a CDS encoding cysteine hydrolase family protein; the encoded protein is MTLELEADRTAVVVVDMQNGFCHPDGALYAPGSEDVIEPIGELVAQATDAGASVIYTRDVHPPEQFEDAYYYDEFEQWGEHVLEGSWEAEVVEELPVEEADHVVEKHTYDAFQKTELEGWLRARGIRDLLFCGTLANVCVLHSAGSAGLRDFRPLLLEDCIGAIEDDHHEYALEHADWLFGEVTTSDEVAFGGE